The Candidatus Poribacteria bacterium genomic sequence ACGCGCTTCCAAAAAATCGGGCAGAATTGGGACAGTTGGCACGCCGTCTCGGATACACGGGTGATGCCGATACACCCGCTGTGGAAGCGTTTTTGCAGGATTACGGGAAGTGGACCGAAATGACCCGCGCACTTTTCAACCAGATCCTTGTTGATTGAGGCGATAAACATTCCCATCACCATTCAACCGAAAATTCTGTCTCCCATATACCAACCGATTCCAAAGGCCACGAGGAGCATGAGAAATAGAAGCACTTTAAACACTCGACTACTCAAGAATATCGATATCTTTGACTTCTCAAACATTTCTATTTCTTCCTTATATTCCCTCTTATATTTTTTTAAAGCAGGTCTATACCAAAACACCCAAGTGAAAAGTGCTGCGAGCAGAAATATTGATGCAAGTAACAAAAGGAGTTTTTTTGTGCCAAGTGAAATTTGCAGATCGGGAATCAACATATAAAATAGGATTCCCATAGCCGCGAAGCATAAGATGAGTAGCAACATCGCTGCCCAGATAAAATTTCTCAACGCCTGTTTTTTTTCTATGGCGCGTTCGTTTTCCATATTCAAATACTCCTCTGTTGGAAGGTTTTCGGAGAAATAATGACGGGATAGAGGTCCCGCCTAATGTTCTTGTTCCAGACTTACCCAAGTATCACAGAATATAACACAAGTCCAAAAAAAATATCAAGAAAAGTAAACGCGCTATCCAGGGGCATTTAGTTTTCTCTTTTGTAGCGTCCACTTTTAGTTTGCACCCTATAATAACAGTCTATGCTACAAGGGGAAACTAAAGAGTCCTATATGAGCCCGAAATTTCCCTTGAGATATCGCGACAAACCTGCTAAAATAGATGTCAATTCTTTTAGGAGTAGGGAGAAAACTTATGGCTTTTGGACAAGGAACACATCAATATACTGTGGAAGAAAATTGGTGGACGCTCCCAGAAGGTTGGGAATTCGGTTGGGTTCCCGCCGTCGCTGTTGATTCACAGGACCGCGTTTATGTTTACAGTCGAAGTGAGCACCCGATGGTCGTCTTCGATCGGAACGGGAACTTTATTGATTCTTGGGGCGATGATATTCTCAAGGACGCACACGGAATTTTTATTGATGCCGACGATAATATCTATTGTACGGAACGTGACACACACGTCGTGCGGAAGTTTACACCTGAAGGCGAACTGCTGATGACACTCGGCACACCCGATGAACCCGGCGCAGACGGAGAACCCTTCAATAAACCGACGGATTTGGCACTCGGACCCGATGGCGAAATGTTTATCACCGACGGGTACGGCAATGCCCGTGTCCATAAATATTCACCTGATGGTGAACTGATTAAATCGTGGGGACAGCCCGGCACCGGTCCTGGCGAATTCGATCTCCCGCATTGCGTCAGAGTCGATCCCCGCAATAGACTCATGGTCGCCGACCGAGAGAACAATCGGATCCAGTTCTTCACCCTTGATGGAGAATACATTGAAGAGTGGGGAGATCTGTTGCATCCAGACACCATCTATATCGACGAAGAGGATTTTGTCTATATCGCTGAACTGGATCAGCGTATCACCATCATGACGTTAGATGGCGAGGTCGTTTCGCAGTGGGGCAGTGAGCGCGGCAGTGCCGTCCCCGGTGAATTTATGGCATGTCCACACGGCATCTGGCTGGATTCACACGGCGATATATATGTT encodes the following:
- a CDS encoding peptidyl-alpha-hydroxyglycine alpha-amidating lyase family protein, whose translation is MAFGQGTHQYTVEENWWTLPEGWEFGWVPAVAVDSQDRVYVYSRSEHPMVVFDRNGNFIDSWGDDILKDAHGIFIDADDNIYCTERDTHVVRKFTPEGELLMTLGTPDEPGADGEPFNKPTDLALGPDGEMFITDGYGNARVHKYSPDGELIKSWGQPGTGPGEFDLPHCVRVDPRNRLMVADRENNRIQFFTLDGEYIEEWGDLLHPDTIYIDEEDFVYIAELDQRITIMTLDGEVVSQWGSERGSAVPGEFMACPHGIWLDSHGDIYVGEVQEDARLQKFIRQR